A single window of Microbacterium oryzae DNA harbors:
- a CDS encoding glycosyl transferase yields MRFVWAVLAFVLAAASFGAGLAQRTLFLGPDSAEQSVSVEEDLPYLVIDGDAFALRPGAQTLTVRGDGPLYTAYGRTSDVEAWLSDQRYSRVSAGDDDQLETEVVEPSVEAGEATEGRNPAGSDLWIEEQTAEDEIVRRDQLPEGMSMLVAVDGTQPAPSDISLVWPLDQRTPWFGPLMVLGGIFLAAGLVLYILALRQARRRRGPIRKGPSGPVADDDGASKGVISTSRRGKGRRALLAVPALGISTALLAGCTADDWPEFGGGQTPTPTPTATATAAPDQKPSTLTQAQADRIVGEISDTVARADADLDDKIAAQRLSGLALQTREVNYRLRKEIEDHPAAVSIPQGPASVVLPQAAEGWPRTALVIVADPDDATVAPSILSMTQDDPWSRYRVSYLANLEAAAETPELAPVWLGAALVAPDSPFLAIAPDQLASAYADIIGQGDKSEYADLFDIEGDGFLTAVAEKRKATIDAFNETGAETGRIEYAQGANDAPPTALATLDSGAIVSVGVDETETVRPTDDDAVIRFEDDAALALLTGEKESATGVETTYTDQLFFFVPAQGSDEKVRLLGYTSAIQGAELLPEPEKGE; encoded by the coding sequence GTGCGTTTCGTGTGGGCAGTACTGGCCTTTGTGCTCGCGGCGGCGTCGTTCGGCGCGGGACTCGCGCAGCGCACGCTGTTCCTCGGCCCCGACTCCGCCGAGCAGTCGGTGTCTGTCGAGGAGGACCTGCCCTACCTCGTCATCGACGGCGACGCGTTCGCGCTGCGACCCGGCGCGCAGACCCTGACGGTGCGCGGCGACGGCCCTCTCTACACCGCGTACGGCCGCACGAGCGATGTCGAGGCGTGGCTGTCCGACCAGCGATACAGCCGGGTGAGCGCGGGAGACGATGATCAGCTGGAGACCGAGGTCGTCGAGCCGAGCGTGGAGGCGGGGGAGGCGACCGAGGGTCGCAACCCGGCCGGAAGCGACCTGTGGATCGAGGAGCAGACCGCGGAGGACGAGATCGTCCGCCGCGACCAGCTGCCCGAGGGGATGAGCATGCTCGTCGCCGTCGACGGCACGCAGCCCGCGCCCTCCGACATCTCGCTCGTGTGGCCGCTCGACCAGCGCACGCCCTGGTTCGGGCCGCTGATGGTGCTCGGCGGCATCTTCCTCGCCGCCGGCCTCGTCCTCTACATCCTCGCGCTGCGCCAGGCGCGGCGACGTCGCGGCCCGATCCGCAAGGGACCGTCGGGCCCGGTCGCCGACGACGACGGCGCATCCAAGGGCGTCATCTCCACGTCGCGCCGCGGCAAGGGGCGCCGCGCGCTCCTCGCCGTCCCCGCGCTCGGCATCTCCACGGCGCTCCTCGCGGGCTGCACGGCGGACGACTGGCCGGAGTTCGGCGGCGGGCAGACGCCCACCCCGACGCCGACCGCCACCGCGACCGCGGCTCCCGATCAGAAGCCGTCGACCCTCACGCAGGCGCAGGCCGACCGGATCGTCGGGGAGATCTCGGACACCGTCGCGCGGGCCGACGCCGATCTGGACGACAAGATCGCGGCGCAGCGCCTCTCGGGCCTCGCGCTGCAGACGCGCGAGGTGAACTACCGGCTGCGGAAGGAGATCGAGGACCACCCCGCGGCGGTGTCGATCCCGCAGGGTCCGGCGAGCGTCGTCCTGCCCCAGGCGGCGGAGGGATGGCCGCGCACCGCGCTGGTCATCGTGGCCGACCCCGATGACGCCACCGTGGCGCCGAGCATCCTCTCGATGACGCAGGACGACCCGTGGTCGCGCTACCGGGTGAGCTACCTGGCGAACCTGGAAGCCGCGGCGGAGACGCCCGAGCTCGCCCCGGTCTGGCTCGGTGCGGCGCTCGTCGCGCCCGACTCGCCGTTCCTCGCGATCGCTCCCGACCAGCTCGCGAGCGCGTACGCCGACATCATCGGCCAGGGCGACAAGAGCGAGTACGCCGACCTCTTCGACATCGAGGGCGACGGCTTCCTCACCGCCGTGGCGGAGAAGCGCAAGGCCACCATCGACGCGTTCAACGAGACGGGCGCGGAGACCGGGCGAATCGAGTACGCGCAGGGCGCGAACGACGCTCCGCCGACGGCCCTCGCGACGCTCGACAGCGGCGCGATCGTCTCGGTCGGCGTCGACGAGACCGAGACCGTGCGCCCGACCGACGACGACGCCGTCATCCGCTTCGAGGACGACGCCGCCCTGGCGCTGCTGACCGGAGAGAAGGAGTCCGCCACGGGCGTCGAGACCACCTACACCG
- a CDS encoding lytic transglycosylase domain-containing protein: MTDGPPETRALTRREARAIATQHAALLTTERPSPRRRVMSVLAGLAAFGLLGGTLVTTGASMAQAEQRETASAFATAADEAQVYIAAADLAHAGSLEFGNYSVYVKPTPTPTPQPTEGSDESAPMQAETWAAPFAAPDPGSAQAVAYQMVGERGWGEGDFSCLVALWNRESGWNVNAYNASSGAYGIPQSLPGSKMASHGADWQTNPATQIAWGLDYIAGRYGTPCGAWGHSEASGWY, encoded by the coding sequence GTGACTGACGGACCTCCCGAGACCCGAGCCCTCACGCGCCGCGAGGCGCGCGCCATCGCGACCCAGCACGCGGCGCTCCTGACGACGGAGCGGCCATCGCCACGGCGACGCGTCATGTCGGTGCTCGCCGGACTTGCGGCGTTCGGGCTCCTCGGCGGCACCCTCGTCACGACCGGCGCCTCGATGGCGCAGGCCGAGCAGCGCGAGACGGCGTCGGCGTTCGCCACGGCCGCCGACGAGGCGCAGGTGTACATCGCCGCCGCCGACCTCGCGCACGCCGGCAGCCTCGAGTTCGGCAACTACTCCGTGTACGTGAAGCCCACGCCCACGCCGACGCCGCAGCCCACCGAGGGGAGCGACGAGTCGGCACCGATGCAGGCCGAGACCTGGGCCGCGCCGTTCGCCGCGCCGGACCCCGGGTCGGCGCAGGCGGTGGCGTACCAGATGGTGGGGGAGCGCGGCTGGGGAGAGGGCGACTTCTCGTGCCTCGTCGCGCTGTGGAATCGCGAGTCCGGCTGGAACGTGAACGCCTACAACGCCTCGAGTGGCGCGTACGGCATCCCCCAGTCGCTGCCCGGCAGCAAGATGGCCAGCCACGGCGCCGACTGGCAGACCAACCCCGCCACGCAGATCGCCTGGGGCCTCGACTACATCGCCGGACGCTACGGGACGCCCTGCGGTGCATGGGGCCACTCCGAGGCGTCCGGCTGGTACTGA
- a CDS encoding AI-2E family transporter, translating to MKIHNPFRVALVATLGVGLGILLIEGLQSLSTILVYVGTALFISLGLDPVVTWLEHRRLPRWLAVTLAILAVLGLFTGIVLIILPVLVGQIGQLVEQISLLVSRGTLLDDLREWSLATFPTLQIDQVLDFVNTWLTDNIDLISQGVVGVTLNVAQGLFGAFIVLILTIYLTASTPSLKSALYQMVPASRREGFTNIAEQITDSVGYYVMGQITLAAINGLLSTIFLTIIDAPYPTVLAVVAFLGSMIPLVGTISGSTIIALTCLIPGLGSPTTAIIAAVYYLIYMQVEAYVLSPRIMSRAVSVPGGVVVIAALAGGALLGLLGALIAIPVAASILIIYRQVLIPRMNAR from the coding sequence ATGAAGATCCACAACCCGTTCCGGGTCGCACTGGTGGCGACGCTGGGCGTCGGGCTGGGCATCCTGCTCATCGAGGGGCTGCAGTCGCTCTCGACGATCCTCGTGTACGTCGGGACGGCGCTGTTCATCTCCTTGGGCCTCGACCCCGTGGTGACGTGGCTCGAGCACCGGCGCCTTCCGCGATGGCTCGCGGTGACCCTCGCCATCCTCGCCGTCCTGGGACTGTTCACCGGGATCGTGCTCATCATCCTCCCCGTGCTCGTGGGGCAGATCGGCCAGCTCGTCGAGCAGATCTCCCTCCTCGTCTCGCGCGGCACCCTCCTCGACGACCTGCGGGAGTGGTCGCTGGCCACCTTCCCCACGCTGCAGATCGATCAGGTCCTCGACTTCGTCAACACCTGGCTGACCGACAACATCGACCTCATCAGTCAGGGCGTCGTGGGCGTGACGCTGAACGTGGCGCAGGGGCTGTTCGGCGCGTTCATCGTGCTCATCCTCACGATCTACCTCACGGCGTCCACGCCGTCGCTGAAGTCCGCGCTGTACCAGATGGTGCCGGCGTCGCGACGCGAGGGCTTCACGAACATCGCCGAGCAGATCACCGACTCCGTCGGCTACTACGTCATGGGGCAGATCACGCTGGCAGCGATCAACGGCCTGCTGAGCACGATCTTCCTCACGATCATCGACGCGCCCTACCCCACCGTGCTGGCGGTGGTGGCCTTCCTCGGGTCGATGATCCCGCTGGTCGGCACCATCTCCGGCTCGACGATCATCGCGCTGACGTGCCTGATCCCGGGGCTCGGTTCGCCGACCACCGCCATCATCGCCGCGGTGTACTACCTCATCTACATGCAGGTCGAGGCGTACGTGCTCTCGCCGCGCATCATGAGCCGGGCGGTGTCGGTCCCGGGCGGCGTGGTCGTGATCGCCGCGCTCGCCGGCGGCGCGCTGCTGGGGCTCCTGGGAGCCCTCATCGCCATCCCCGTCGCCGCGAGCATCCTCATCATCTACCGCCAGGTGCTCATCCCGCGCATGAACGCGCGCTGA
- a CDS encoding alpha/beta hydrolase translates to MEIRGAALLPARREDVELHTSDGLTLVGELALPLEREPLATLVTLHPLPTAGGFMDSHIIRKAAARLPALADLAVLRFNTRGTTSPRGTSDGAFGDGVAEAADLAAAMRFVAERGLPHPWLVGWSFGTEVALKHGRPHPIEGAILLSPPLHRATDDDLRAWQGDARPLVAVVPEFDDYLRPAEAVERFSIVPQLRVVAVEEGRHLWVGEKQTARVLNEIVAVVNPAAVPLPAEWPDA, encoded by the coding sequence ATGGAGATCCGCGGAGCCGCCCTGCTGCCCGCCCGCCGCGAGGACGTCGAGCTGCACACGTCCGACGGGCTCACGCTCGTCGGCGAGCTCGCGCTGCCCCTCGAACGCGAGCCGCTCGCCACACTTGTGACGCTCCATCCACTGCCGACAGCGGGTGGCTTCATGGACTCGCACATCATCCGGAAGGCCGCGGCTCGCCTCCCCGCCCTCGCCGATCTCGCCGTGCTGCGCTTCAACACCCGCGGCACGACCTCTCCGCGGGGAACGAGCGACGGGGCGTTCGGCGACGGCGTCGCGGAGGCGGCGGACCTCGCCGCCGCGATGCGGTTCGTGGCCGAGCGCGGACTGCCGCATCCGTGGCTGGTGGGGTGGTCGTTCGGGACCGAGGTGGCGCTCAAGCACGGCCGACCGCATCCGATCGAGGGGGCCATCCTGCTGTCGCCGCCCCTGCACCGGGCGACCGACGACGACCTGCGCGCCTGGCAGGGCGACGCGCGGCCCCTCGTCGCGGTCGTGCCCGAGTTCGACGACTACCTGCGGCCGGCGGAGGCGGTGGAGCGCTTCTCGATCGTGCCGCAGCTGCGCGTCGTCGCGGTCGAGGAAGGCCGGCACCTGTGGGTGGGGGAGAAGCAGACCGCCCGCGTGCTCAACGAGATCGTCGCCGTGGTGAACCCCGCCGCCGTCCCGCTGCCGGCAGAGTGGCCCGACGCCTGA